The DNA region TGTTGGTTCTGAGCATTCAGGTGAAAAAGTAATTATACAAATCAAGTATTCAAGAGATGGATCAAGTTTGAATAAAGGAAATATGGTTACAAAAACTGTTGATTCATCAGGATATATTAATGTAAAAAGTGCTGATTCATTTAAATATTATCCTGATTTTGCTGAAATCAACTTATACGATACTAACAATAATCTTTTAGATACACAAAGTGTTTCTTTAAGTCCAGACAGTAGTACTCAAACATTCTAATTGAGTACAACTTTTTTCTTTTTTTAATAATTATTTATCAATACTACAGCTTTTTATAAAACAAGTTGATGTTTTCTTCCAGTAACAGTTATTGCAAGCAATGCATCTGCTAACACCGTCCCCTTCAATTTGCCAATCCACTAAAAAGCTCGGATCTGCAACAAAAGGCCTTTGCATTAAAATAAAATCAATATCAGTTTCATTTAATATATCATTAATCTGTTTTTGGCTAGTTGCCCCACCACCTAAAATAACTGGAATGTTAATATTTTCAATTATTTTGGAAGTTGCATCAATTAATGGATTTTTATCCTTATTTTCACGTGTAAAGAACTGTGGTGAACGTGGACGAGTAATCTGAAGTGAATCAACACCGAACTTTTCAAGGAGTTTAGCTACTTCAATTGTTTCTTCAAGAGTCATTCCATTAGTTGAACTGTCAAATGCATTTAAACGACAATTAATATGGAGGTTTGTGTTCTCTTTGATTACTTTAATCATCTCTAAAACCATCCTAAGACGATTCAAAGTACTACCACCATATTTGTCATCTCTTGAATTGAAACTTGGATTTATGAAACGGGAGAGGAAATAATAGTTTCCAAGACCCAGTTGTATACCGTCAAAACCTGCGAAGTCTATTTTTTGAGCTGCAACAATCATGTCTGTTTGAATCTTACGAATATCTTCAATAGAAATATCATTCACAGATATGTCCTGTTCTGCTTTTTTATTATATCTGACAAAACCTAATTGAGCAAAGATAGGAACATCATATACATGAACAAGATCAGTCAGGTCCTTCGCTTCACGAACAAATTGAGTGTAATGAGTTGTATGAGACCATTTAGAAAATGCATCACGTGGATAAAGAGAGATTAATTCAGTGATTATTAATCCAACACCACTGGCAGCTATATTTTCATAACGGTTATAAATTTCAGGAGTTAAATTACCGGATTTTTCTCTTTCAGATTCCCACAATCCCGTTCTTACAATTCTACTATTGAGTTTTAAGTCTCCAAATTCACAGTAATCAAATAAATCTTTCATAGATACATATATAATTATTCAAAATATATTAAAATATCAATTTTTTTGACAAATAAACAATAATTGTACAAAATATATTATATTTAAAATAAAAAAAGATTAAGAAATTAAATTTCTTAATTTAACTTCTTATATACAATAATCAGCAAAATCAAAATTATAATAATTACAAAAATATTAAAATAATTAATATTATGTGCATCCTCATTATCTAATTTTTCATCTACATCATTATTAGTATTGTTTTGTGTTTCATTATCATTAGATTCTACATTAATTTTTTTTAAAATAGATTTAAATGATATGACACTATTCTTGAGTATTAATTCCTTTTCATTATTTGAATTAAAATTAAATACAGTGATTTCAGTTGTTTCATTACTATTTGAATTATGATTTGTGCTTAAACCAGCACCATAAACTGGAAGAGTTTTTGAAAACGAATATGATTTAGAAACTAAATTATCAAAGGAAAATGAATTATTATCAAAATCTTCATCATTCCAATCTATATCATCATCAGAATCAACATCTAAATCATCATCAGAATCAACATCTAAATCATCATCCAAATCAACATCAGAATCAACATCTAAATCATC from Methanobrevibacter sp. includes:
- a CDS encoding tRNA-dihydrouridine synthase encodes the protein MKDLFDYCEFGDLKLNSRIVRTGLWESEREKSGNLTPEIYNRYENIAASGVGLIITELISLYPRDAFSKWSHTTHYTQFVREAKDLTDLVHVYDVPIFAQLGFVRYNKKAEQDISVNDISIEDIRKIQTDMIVAAQKIDFAGFDGIQLGLGNYYFLSRFINPSFNSRDDKYGGSTLNRLRMVLEMIKVIKENTNLHINCRLNAFDSSTNGMTLEETIEVAKLLEKFGVDSLQITRPRSPQFFTRENKDKNPLIDATSKIIENINIPVILGGGATSQKQINDILNETDIDFILMQRPFVADPSFLVDWQIEGDGVSRCIACNNCYWKKTSTCFIKSCSIDK